From Kryptolebias marmoratus isolate JLee-2015 linkage group LG15, ASM164957v2, whole genome shotgun sequence, a single genomic window includes:
- the grk1a gene encoding rhodopsin kinase GRK1: MDIGGLTTVVANSAYISARGSFDGTANPAASRDKKYRSRLKLPHITVCEGLRETLDLGFHAVCVEQPIGKRLFQEFLESSNEYKGPCRLWKDVEEYNMAEDEDRAKKASKILSRYMEPDAKYYCPFLPENSITKIKEKHQEAGDDLFNETMDSVLDFLKEVPYTFFLESMYLKRFLQWKWLEMQPIGEDWFLDFRVLGKGGFGEVSACQMRGTGKLYACKKLNKKRLKKRKGYEGAMVEKRILARVHSRFIVSLAYAFQSKTELCLVMTIMNGGDLRYHIYNVDENNPGFDEPRACYYAAQIIQGMEHLHQKRIIYRDLKPENVLLDNEGNVRISDLGLAVELADDQLKIKGYAGTPGFMAPELLKGEEYDYSVDYFALGVTLYEFLAAKGPFRTRGEKVENKVVKKRILNDPVSYPDRFGEEARSVCEGLLSKEVDGRLGFKDGSCDELRAHTFFRQINWRKLDAGILAPPFVPDSKTVYAKDLDDVGAFSTVKGVALEDADREFFDEFASGNISIPWQEEMIDTGIYGELNAWGPGGALPNDLRRESILEQPPKSSTCSVS; this comes from the exons CGCTCCCGCCTGAAGCTGCCTCACATCACGGTTTGCGAAGGCCTGCGGGAAACCTTAGACCTCGGCTTCCACGCCGTCTGTGTGGAGCAGCCCATCGGCAAACGACTTTTCCAGGAGTTTTTGGAGTCCAGCAACGAGTACAAGGGCCCCTGCCGTCTGTGGAAGGATGTTGAGGAATACAACATGGCCGAGGATGAAGACAGAGCCAAAAAAGCCAGCAAGATCTTGTCCCGGTACATGGAGCCTGATGCCAAGTATTATTGCCCTTTTCTGCCAGAAAACAGCATCACAAAGATCAAGGAAAAACACCAAGAAGCTGGAGACGACCTCTTCAATGAGACCATGGACAGCGTGTTGGACTTTCTCAAGGAGGTGCCCTACACTTTCTTCCTGGAGAGCATGTATCTGAAGAGGTTCCTGCAGTGGAAGTGGCTGGAGATGCAGCCCATAGGAGAGGACTGGTTCTTGGATTTTCGCGTGTTGGGGAAAGGCGGGTTCGGGGAAGTGTCGGCCTGTCAGATGAGAGGAACGGGGAAGCTGTACGCCTGCAAGAAGCTCAACAAGAAGAGACTGAAGAAGAGAAAAGGCTATGAG GGGGCGATGGTGGAGAAGAGGATCCTGGCTCGAGTCCACAGCAGGTTCATCGTCTCTTTGGCTTACGCCTTCCAGTCAAAAACAGAACTGTGTCTGGTCATGACCATCATGAACGGAGGAGACCTCAG GTACCACATCTATAACGTGGACGAGAACAACCCCGGCTTCGACGAGCCGCGAGCCTGTTACTACGCTGCTCAGATCATCCAGGGCATGGAGCACCTCCACCAGAAGAGGATCATCTACAGGGACCTCAAACCAGAGAACGTGCTGCTGGACAAcgaag GAAACGTTCGAATCTCTGACCTCGGTCTGGCCGTGGAGCTGGCCGACGATCAGCTCAAAATCAAGGGCTACGCTGGAACTCCGG GTTTCATGGCTCCGGAGCTTCTTAAAGGAGAGGAGTACGATTACTCCGTGGATTATTTCGCTCTGGGCGTCACACTTTACGAGTTCCTGGCTGCCAAAGGACCCTTCAGGACCCGAGGAGAGAAG GTGGAGAACAAGGTGGTGAAGAAGCGGATCCTGAACGATCCCGTCTCGTACCCGGACAGGTTCGGCGAGGAGGCCCGGTCCGTCTGCGAGGGGCTGCTAAGCAAGGAGGTCGACGGGCGGCTCGGCTTCAAGGACGGCTCGTGTGACGAGCTGAGGGCGCACACCTTCTTCCGCCAGATCAACTGGAGGAAGCTCGACGCAG GGATCCTGGCTCCTCCGTTCGTCCCAGACTCCAAGACGGTCTACGCCAAAGACCTGGACGACGTCGGGGCGTTCTCCACGGTGAAGGGCGTGGCGCTGGAGGACGCGGACCGGGAGTTCTTCGACGAGTTCGCCTCGGGGAACATCTCCATCCCGTGGCAGGAGGAGATGATCGACACCGGGATCTACGGGGAGCTGAACGCCTGGGGCCCCGGCGGCGCCCTGCCCAACGACCTGCGGCGCGAGTCCATCCTGGAGCAGCCTCCCAAGTCCTCCACCTGCTCGGTGTCCTGA